In Syntrophorhabdaceae bacterium, one DNA window encodes the following:
- a CDS encoding pyruvate kinase alpha/beta domain-containing protein, whose translation WIVVFTRSGFTARLISKFRPKTPVIAFSPEHKVVRQMAIYWGVTAYPVEHFINTDDLIRGVDSMLVKLGYAKKGDRIIIVASHPPSVSGKTNLMKMHQLT comes from the coding sequence GGTGGATCGTAGTGTTCACAAGGTCAGGGTTCACGGCACGGCTTATTTCAAAGTTCAGACCGAAAACACCGGTTATCGCCTTTTCACCGGAGCACAAGGTAGTCAGGCAGATGGCAATATATTGGGGTGTGACAGCATATCCCGTGGAGCATTTTATCAATACAGATGACCTGATCAGGGGTGTCGATTCCATGCTTGTGAAGCTTGGCTATGCAAAAAAAGGCGACAGGATCATCATCGTCGCAAGCCACCCGCCGTCAGTATCGGGAAAAACAAATTTAATGAAGATGCACCAGTTGACCTGA